From the Corynebacterium sp. P3-F1 genome, the window TGGAAATCCTGGAAGCTGGTGTTCGCGCGCACCGCGATGGATTTCGGCCCGCTGGCGATCACAGACCGCGGTGCCACCATGACGTATTTCAGTGTGACTGCCTTCGCGCCGATGCTGCTGGCGTTCTACTCCATGGTAACCCTGCTGTTTCCCACCGATGAGAATGCGTTGCACGACATGATCGGCGGGCTTATCGACGAAGCAGTGCCTGAGGCACTCCGCGCGCAAGCCTTCGATTTGTTCTTGACGGTGGTGGGCACTCCCGCGCAGAGCACGATCGCCTTGGTGATCTCCATACTGGTGTCGCTGCTGTCCGCATCCGCTTATGTCCGCGCGTTCTCACGCTCCACGAATGTCATCTACGGGCGCACGGAAGGTCGGGGTCTGCCCGTGACGTGGCTGACCATGTGGGCGATCACCCTACTGCTCGTGCTCGGGCTCGTCGTTGTGGTCGCCGCCTTGGTGCTGCGCGAATCCATCATCGACGCGGTGTTGGGCCCGATCGCGGAACCGCTCGGACTAACGGGCGCGGTGAACTACCTTAACCAGATCCTGCTGCCGGTGTGGGAAAGGGCGCGCTACCCGGCGGTCGTGGTGGCGGCTGTCGTGCTGGTGTCCTGCCTGTTCTATTTCGCGCCCAATGTGCGCCCGGGCCGGTTCCGGCTGCTCACTGTCGGTGCGGTCTTTGCCATGTTGGTCATCGGTGCGGAGTGGCTGCTCTTCGGCTGGTACCTGTCCACCTTCGGTCTGCGCAGCGCCTACGGCGCATTCGGAACCGTGCTGGCCGTGCTGGTGGCGGTGTGGGGGATGAATATCGTCCTGTTGCTCGGGGTGAAGCTCGACGCCGAGATTCTGCGCGCGAAGGAGCTGCAGTCCGGCTACGATTCGGAATTCCTCATTCAAGCGCCGCCGCGGTCCCAGGATTCAGTTCTGTGGCAGCGTAAGGTGCAGGTGTGGCTGCGGCGCCTCGCAGAGGATGTCAAAGCCGAGGCTGAGCGTGAGGTTGAGCCGAAAACCGAAAAATAGTTTTGTACCCCTACACTGGTGAACCATGATAGACGCACGCGATACAGCCCTCGTCATTGAGGGCGGCGGAACACGTAACTCGTACACTGCCCCCGCGATCATGAAACTCATCGAGGAAGATGCGCGCTTCGGCTGGGTAGGGGGTGTCTCGGCCGGTGCGATCCACGCCATCAACTTCCTGTCCGGGGACGCCCAGCGCACCGAGGAAGCGTTCACCACGTTCATGGGGCACCCGAAGATCGGCGGGCTGCGCTCGCTGGCGCTCGGCCGCGGGCTGATGAACGCGGAGTTCATGTTCCAGGACCGCGGGGGTGAATTGCCGTTCAACCTCG encodes:
- a CDS encoding YihY/virulence factor BrkB family protein: MSRETPADVVAHAAEFVQPYGPGDIETVEPAYKRDEPLRRGNWLSWKSWKLVFARTAMDFGPLAITDRGATMTYFSVTAFAPMLLAFYSMVTLLFPTDENALHDMIGGLIDEAVPEALRAQAFDLFLTVVGTPAQSTIALVISILVSLLSASAYVRAFSRSTNVIYGRTEGRGLPVTWLTMWAITLLLVLGLVVVVAALVLRESIIDAVLGPIAEPLGLTGAVNYLNQILLPVWERARYPAVVVAAVVLVSCLFYFAPNVRPGRFRLLTVGAVFAMLVIGAEWLLFGWYLSTFGLRSAYGAFGTVLAVLVAVWGMNIVLLLGVKLDAEILRAKELQSGYDSEFLIQAPPRSQDSVLWQRKVQVWLRRLAEDVKAEAEREVEPKTEK